The following proteins come from a genomic window of Asterias amurensis chromosome 15, ASM3211899v1:
- the LOC139948343 gene encoding splicing factor C9orf78 homolog, whose product MAVSFKKKQGKQFRRRRESSSSEEETVGTEELRTILDETRETQKFRQRQHGVSAASLAVGKKFSKEEEIDNDPFKLRSGGIISLTEIKDRNRDRSDEDSRDVLNMDNTFAAETNRRDEDAEMMKYIEIELAKKKGVADDEDGHAKKKEKMKTAEDKLYELPEHLRVESQKKSEEMLSNQMLSGIPEVDLGIEAKIANIEATEDSKQKHIEERRSKKKDKVTFAPTNMAVNYVQHARYMHEELNPPKQRVIKQEEPKPRPVVVGDADGPVPVSSSPQRQKKRNNQEKATDDYHYERFKKQLRRY is encoded by the exons ATGGCGGTAAGTTTCAAGAAAAAGCAAGGAAAGCAGTTCCGACGTCGGAGGGAATCTTCCTCGTCGGAGGAAGAAACAGTAGGAACTGAAGAGTTAAG AACAATTTTGGATGAAACGCGAGAAACACAGAAGTTCAGACAGAGGCAACATGGTGTTAG CGCTGCCAGCCTTGCTGTTGGGAAAAAGTTCAGTAAAGAAGAAGAAATCGAT AATGATCCATTCAAGCTTCGCTCTGGAGGAATAATCAGTCTGACAGAGATTAAAGATAGGAACAGAGACAG ATCGGATGAAGACTCCAGAGATGTTCTAAACATGGACAACACATTTGCTGCAGAAACCAACAGGCGAGATGAAGATGCAGAAAT GATGAAGTACATTGAAATTGAGCTCGCAAAGAAGAAAGGCGTCGCAGACGATGAGGATGGCCACGCCAAAAAGAAAGAGAA GATGAAAACAGCCGAAGACAAGTTGTATGAGCTTCCGGAACATCTCAGAGTAGAATCTCAGAAGAAATCAGAAGAAATGTTGTCCAATCAAATGCTTTCTGGTATTCCGGAGGTGGATCTGGGAATAGA AGCGAAGATCGCTAACATTGAAGCAACGGAAGATTCCAAACAGAAGCACATCGAGGAGAGGAGAAGCAAGAAGAAAGACAAGGTGACCTTTGCCCCAACCAACATGGCCGTCAACTACGTTCAGCATGCTCGGT ATATGCATGAAGAGTTAAATCCACCCAAGCAGAGGGTGATTAAACAGGAAGAGCCTAAACCAAGACCAGTTGTGGTTGGAGACGCTGACGGACCTGTCCCTG TCTCCAGTTCGCCGCAGAGACAAAAGAAGAGAAATAATCAAGAGAAAGCCACAGACGATTATCATTACGAACGCTTCAAGAAGCAACTCAGAAGATACTGA